The Deltaproteobacteria bacterium genome has a segment encoding these proteins:
- a CDS encoding amino acid ABC transporter permease, whose amino-acid sequence MNEILPVLVDALPYILQGAAVTVVAVVGAMFLGLFIGVPLAVGQVYGRGPIRIACGLYVWFFRGVPILVLLFLFYFGLFNFLGFNLSALAA is encoded by the coding sequence ATGAATGAAATCCTGCCCGTTCTTGTCGATGCCTTGCCCTATATTCTGCAAGGTGCCGCCGTCACCGTTGTCGCGGTGGTCGGCGCCATGTTTTTAGGGCTCTTCATTGGCGTCCCCTTGGCCGTGGGCCAGGTCTACGGACGCGGGCCAATCCGGATCGCGTGCGGCCTGTATGTCTGGTTTTTTCGGGGCGTTCCCATTCTTGTGCTCCTTTTTCTTTTTTATTTCGGTCTGTTCAATTTTCTGGGCTTCAATTTGAGCGCGCTGGCCGC
- a CDS encoding amino acid ABC transporter substrate-binding protein has product MLKRAAFLIVCHVCLVAGNALAGEKVLINGIDANYPPFAYVDQSGKPSGFDVDAVNWIAAKMGFQVKHMPVDWDGIIPNLLAKKIDFICSGMTITPERAEKVNFTTPYWEVKNVFVTKKDSALKAEEIYGKELTVGMQAGTSEAKWMEEEKKKQGWKFEIRYYDSAAMAIEDVVNGRIDVAAMNYPPARDAEQKKPVRIIGIFGEVEPFGAAVRKDDKELLDKLNKGFELLKADPYWEELIAKHLNK; this is encoded by the coding sequence ATGCTCAAACGCGCTGCCTTTCTGATTGTCTGCCATGTGTGTTTGGTTGCCGGCAATGCCCTGGCCGGGGAGAAAGTTCTGATCAACGGCATCGACGCCAACTACCCGCCTTTCGCGTATGTTGACCAGAGCGGCAAGCCCAGTGGTTTCGACGTGGACGCAGTGAATTGGATCGCGGCCAAGATGGGTTTCCAGGTCAAGCACATGCCCGTGGACTGGGACGGCATCATTCCCAATCTTCTGGCCAAGAAGATTGACTTCATCTGTTCGGGCATGACCATCACTCCGGAACGGGCCGAAAAGGTCAATTTCACCACGCCGTACTGGGAAGTGAAAAACGTTTTCGTGACCAAGAAAGACTCCGCGCTGAAGGCCGAAGAGATTTATGGAAAAGAATTGACCGTGGGCATGCAGGCCGGCACCTCCGAGGCCAAGTGGATGGAGGAGGAAAAAAAGAAGCAGGGCTGGAAGTTTGAAATCCGCTACTACGACTCCGCCGCCATGGCCATCGAGGACGTGGTCAACGGTCGCATCGACGTGGCCGCCATGAACTATCCCCCGGCCCGCGACGCCGAGCAGAAGAAGCCAGTGCGGATTATCGGCATCTTTGGCGAGGTGGAGCCTTTTGGCGCGGCCGTGCGCAAGGATGACAAGGAACTGCTGGACAAGCTGAATAAAGGCTTCGAGCTACTCAAGGCCGATCCGTACTGGGAAGAACTCATCGCCAAGCATTTGAACAAGTAG